In a genomic window of Bradyrhizobium sp. LLZ17:
- a CDS encoding class I SAM-dependent methyltransferase, with product MAHDHLLGNGVFDELADRLRRTRLFTACINIARRTLPAPILTWVRSQMVRNLRGGPREVFTEIHRRNIWGYQETVSGGSSTLHYTHKLRQRLPGLIGDLKIRTLLDLPCGDFHWMSEIELPVAHYIGGDIVPRLVQNTRIQYGRPDREFRTVDLCNDRLPDADLLLCRDCFIHLSEEMIFLAIDNILRSKIRYLLTTTYPDGRNRVIHVGDFFTVNLCAPPYNFPSPLRVLDDWVPPFDRRQLGLWQIESLRQHRPNAALVRQPTATVSAGA from the coding sequence ATGGCCCATGACCACCTTCTCGGTAACGGCGTGTTTGACGAATTAGCAGACAGGTTGCGTCGGACGCGCCTATTCACGGCTTGCATCAACATTGCGCGCCGGACCTTGCCGGCGCCGATCCTGACCTGGGTGCGTTCGCAGATGGTCCGCAATCTGCGTGGCGGACCGCGCGAGGTCTTTACCGAAATCCACCGGCGCAATATCTGGGGCTATCAGGAGACGGTCTCTGGCGGCTCGTCGACGCTGCACTACACCCACAAGCTGCGCCAGCGCCTGCCTGGACTGATCGGCGATCTCAAGATCCGCACCCTGCTCGATCTGCCCTGCGGCGACTTCCATTGGATGTCCGAGATCGAGCTTCCCGTTGCTCACTACATCGGGGGCGACATCGTTCCGCGCCTGGTGCAGAACACGCGGATCCAGTATGGCCGGCCCGATCGCGAGTTTCGCACGGTCGACCTCTGCAACGATCGACTGCCGGACGCCGACCTGCTGCTGTGCCGCGACTGCTTCATCCACCTCTCCGAGGAGATGATCTTTCTTGCGATCGACAACATCCTCCGCTCGAAGATCAGATATCTCCTGACCACCACCTATCCCGACGGGCGCAACCGCGTCATCCACGTTGGTGACTTCTTCACCGTGAATTTGTGCGCGCCACCCTACAATTTCCCGTCGCCGCTCCGGGTGCTCGACGACTGGGTGCCGCCGTTCGACCGGCGGCAGCTCGGGCTGTGGCAGATCGAAAGCCTGCGCCAGCATCGCCCGAATGCGGCGCTGGTCCGGCAGCCGACGGCCACGGTGAGCGCCGGCGCTTGA
- a CDS encoding glycosyltransferase family 2 protein, producing the protein MAVLIPCYNEEVSVGATVEMFRSAIPSAKIYVYDNNSVDNTREVAAAAGAVVKQESRQGKGNVVRRMFADVDADVYVLVDGDATYDAEAAPRLIKRLIDEELDFLNVARASEEIEAYRRGHRLGNRILSGLVESIFGRQFRDMLSGYKVFSRRFVKSFPAMSRGFEIETELTVHALELRMPCAEEVAAYRERAAGSTSKLSTYRDGFRILLLIATLVKNEHPLQFFGAVGFGLIISAVLLSVPLVETYIETGLVPRIPTAVLVVGMVIVGLLSWFAGLILDVIATARQEAKRLAYLSFVPVWKKR; encoded by the coding sequence TTGGCTGTTCTCATCCCGTGCTACAATGAAGAGGTATCCGTTGGCGCGACAGTAGAAATGTTTCGAAGTGCGATTCCAAGCGCCAAAATCTATGTATACGATAACAACTCAGTCGATAATACGAGAGAGGTTGCAGCAGCGGCCGGGGCGGTGGTTAAGCAGGAGAGCCGCCAGGGTAAAGGGAATGTCGTCCGGCGCATGTTCGCAGACGTAGATGCTGACGTCTACGTGCTAGTTGATGGAGATGCTACCTATGATGCGGAAGCCGCTCCGAGACTGATCAAGCGTCTCATTGATGAAGAACTGGATTTCTTGAACGTCGCGCGAGCATCTGAGGAAATCGAGGCTTACCGACGAGGGCACCGGCTCGGCAACAGAATACTGAGTGGTCTTGTCGAGAGTATTTTTGGTCGCCAGTTTCGAGACATGCTATCCGGCTACAAAGTGTTCTCGCGACGGTTTGTGAAATCCTTTCCAGCAATGTCGCGAGGGTTCGAGATCGAAACCGAGCTAACGGTCCATGCCCTTGAGCTTCGCATGCCATGCGCGGAAGAAGTAGCGGCTTACAGAGAGCGAGCCGCGGGGTCTACAAGCAAACTAAGTACCTACCGAGATGGATTTCGAATTTTACTGTTGATCGCCACACTGGTAAAAAACGAGCATCCTCTTCAGTTTTTCGGCGCTGTCGGATTTGGCTTGATCATTTCTGCGGTTTTGCTGTCGGTTCCTCTGGTCGAGACGTACATCGAAACCGGCTTGGTGCCGCGTATTCCGACGGCGGTACTCGTGGTCGGAATGGTCATCGTAGGACTGCTAAGTTGGTTTGCAGGGCTAATTCTGGACGTCATAGCAACGGCGCGGCAGGAGGCAAAACGGCTTGCCTATCTTAGCTTTGTTCCGGTTTGGAAGAAGCGGTGA
- a CDS encoding LuxR C-terminal-related transcriptional regulator gives MRRRQSCETVLIGKNVLIREGIAKILHAANFHIPVSASSPEELPSSLQADKLMFLIVHSGEGFNLAIAQIGFVKDRYPDARIAIVCDNYRPVDLASAFRAGANGYFVNVNSCDAFIKSVELVTMGETVFPPAFLSFALDANRERETADPSECEQAILAATEDAISPQLSPREKAILSCLIEGDSNKCIARKIKIAEATVKVHVKAILRKIRVQNRTQAAIWGMNHGSLVRAANDRAPTVVDAGRGISKPLEVISEMGQLNEPAPLVPHSSHVVVPPNDGLFRKSVDRGTRAAARLYK, from the coding sequence ATGAGGAGGCGGCAGTCTTGCGAGACCGTTCTTATTGGAAAGAACGTCTTAATTAGAGAAGGCATCGCTAAAATTCTGCACGCGGCAAATTTTCATATCCCGGTTTCGGCGTCGAGCCCCGAGGAATTGCCGAGTTCACTTCAAGCCGACAAACTGATGTTCCTCATCGTCCATTCGGGCGAAGGCTTCAATCTCGCGATAGCGCAAATCGGATTTGTGAAGGATCGTTATCCGGACGCGCGCATTGCGATCGTATGCGACAATTACCGGCCGGTTGATCTTGCATCTGCGTTTCGTGCCGGCGCCAACGGCTACTTCGTGAACGTTAATTCGTGCGACGCATTCATCAAATCCGTCGAGCTCGTGACGATGGGCGAGACCGTCTTCCCGCCTGCATTCCTGTCATTCGCCCTTGATGCCAATCGCGAACGCGAAACTGCGGATCCCAGCGAATGCGAACAGGCAATCCTCGCCGCTACAGAGGACGCGATCTCGCCGCAGCTCTCTCCGCGAGAAAAGGCAATTCTGTCCTGCCTTATCGAAGGCGATTCCAACAAGTGCATTGCCCGAAAGATCAAGATCGCCGAGGCGACCGTGAAGGTCCACGTAAAGGCGATCCTGCGCAAGATCCGAGTTCAGAACCGGACTCAGGCAGCAATCTGGGGAATGAACCATGGATCGCTGGTGCGCGCGGCGAACGACCGCGCGCCCACAGTCGTCGATGCAGGAAGAGGGATCTCGAAGCCTCTCGAGGTGATCTCCGAAATGGGGCAGCTCAACGAGCCTGCTCCACTGGTTCCCCACTCTAGTCACGTCGTGGTACCCCCTAACGACGGCCTATTCCGCAAGAGCGTGGACCGAGGGACTCGCGCGGCGGCACGGCTCTACAAGTAG
- a CDS encoding LuxR C-terminal-related transcriptional regulator, translated as MLGAAADFNIVASCSDATSCIEAIRNLAPDIAIVDPAMPELAAARILSAVHSENGSTHLVFFAASEHCELVLAATAVTYSIILRDTDIRSLVQSLRHIADSHRLLPSAPSEPIVSHEQGSNSGNGLTALTERERQIMRLVSEGLSNKEIGRRLNIVDGTIKVHLHNIFQKLEISNRTALAALAISQQDRVER; from the coding sequence ATGCTCGGTGCCGCGGCCGATTTCAATATAGTTGCATCTTGTAGCGACGCCACGAGTTGCATCGAAGCGATCCGGAACTTGGCGCCCGATATCGCGATTGTCGATCCCGCGATGCCTGAGCTTGCCGCCGCGAGAATTCTTTCGGCCGTCCATTCAGAAAATGGATCGACCCATTTGGTGTTTTTCGCCGCGAGTGAACATTGCGAACTGGTACTCGCGGCAACGGCCGTGACCTATAGTATCATCCTGAGAGACACCGATATCAGGTCGCTGGTGCAGTCGTTGCGGCATATCGCCGATAGTCACAGGCTGCTGCCCTCGGCCCCATCCGAGCCGATCGTGTCGCACGAGCAGGGCTCCAACTCGGGGAATGGGCTGACAGCGCTGACCGAACGCGAGCGTCAGATCATGCGTCTGGTTTCGGAAGGATTGTCGAACAAGGAAATCGGGCGGCGCTTGAACATTGTCGACGGCACCATCAAGGTGCACCTTCACAACATCTTTCAAAAGCTTGAAATCAGCAATCGGACGGCCCTCGCAGCTCTCGCCATTTCGCAACAAGATCGCGTGGAACGCTGA
- a CDS encoding SDR family NAD(P)-dependent oxidoreductase, protein MRNVLVTGGSRGIGLAIAHRLAASGDYNVVAVARRESEQLAAAAGEAQRRLHFRACDLGVTETISGFAKSVRDEFGPIYGLVNNAGIGTDGLLATMHNSEIEALIRLNVLSPIILTKYVARHMMADGAGRIVNISSIIASTGYSGLSVYAASKAAVAGFTRSLAREVGRVGITVNAIAPGFIDTELTSSLDQEGRRRIASRSALRHLPEADDVASMVEYLLGEGGRNITGTVVTVDAGSTA, encoded by the coding sequence ATGCGTAACGTCCTCGTCACCGGCGGCAGCCGCGGTATTGGTCTTGCCATCGCGCACCGGCTCGCCGCATCCGGCGACTACAATGTAGTCGCGGTGGCCCGCCGCGAGAGCGAACAGCTTGCAGCTGCAGCCGGCGAAGCACAACGGCGTCTGCATTTCCGCGCCTGTGACCTTGGGGTCACTGAAACGATCTCGGGCTTCGCGAAATCAGTGCGCGACGAATTCGGCCCGATCTACGGCCTCGTCAACAATGCCGGGATTGGTACCGACGGGCTGCTGGCCACCATGCACAATTCCGAGATTGAGGCCTTGATCCGCCTGAACGTACTGTCGCCGATTATCCTGACCAAATACGTGGCGCGCCATATGATGGCCGACGGCGCGGGGCGGATCGTCAACATTTCCTCTATCATCGCCTCGACAGGCTACAGCGGCCTGTCTGTGTATGCCGCGTCCAAAGCCGCCGTTGCCGGCTTCACCCGTTCGCTGGCCCGAGAAGTCGGCAGGGTCGGCATCACCGTGAACGCGATCGCGCCCGGCTTCATCGACACGGAATTGACCAGCTCCTTGGACCAAGAAGGCCGTCGACGCATTGCCAGCCGCAGCGCATTGCGCCACCTGCCCGAAGCCGACGACGTCGCTTCCATGGTCGAATATCTTCTCGGCGAAGGCGGCCGGAACATCACCGGTACCGTAGTAACGGTCGACGCCGGTAGCACCGCCTGA
- a CDS encoding class I adenylate-forming enzyme family protein — MSPPDIIALRQYLGPELKSRTISDGLHVVSLTDIIQHSCLSGRSCELSGRSVLLATSGQLLSALAMIELDGVARRVLLCPPDLDWDRLEVLLEQADIDTIVTDRPFHRSRAGKYIVIGVDLPQRRAMGSEVDRATEWLMLTSGTSGLPKIVRHTLDGLAGAIIADVPARHRNATWATFYDIRRYGGLQIFLRAVIGGGSMVLSEPGEAVAAYVARLRAGGVTHISGTPSHWRKLLMSGASANFSPDYVRLSGEIADQPVLDGLARAFPHASIGHAYASTEAGVGFSVDDGREGFPAHLIGQNHAGVEMKVVDGSLRIRSHRTARSYVGADAPPLADAEGFVDTGDMVELRGERYHFIGRRGGIINIGGLKVHPEEVEAVINRHASVQMSRARSRRSPITGAIVVADVVLANCTDAERHDTIRAEILGRCKDCLAAWKVPAVIRFVERLDVTAAGKLARTDA; from the coding sequence ATGTCCCCGCCTGATATCATCGCGCTGCGCCAATACCTCGGCCCAGAGCTGAAGAGCCGCACGATTTCCGATGGCCTGCACGTTGTATCGCTGACCGACATCATCCAGCACAGCTGCCTGAGCGGTAGATCCTGCGAGCTGTCCGGCCGCTCGGTGCTGCTTGCGACGTCGGGACAGCTGCTCTCCGCACTAGCGATGATCGAGCTCGACGGCGTTGCCCGCCGCGTGCTTCTATGCCCGCCTGACCTCGATTGGGATCGCCTGGAGGTCCTGCTCGAACAGGCCGATATCGACACGATCGTCACCGATCGGCCGTTCCACCGAAGCCGGGCTGGCAAGTACATCGTTATCGGCGTCGACCTGCCGCAACGGAGGGCCATGGGATCGGAGGTCGATCGCGCGACCGAGTGGCTCATGCTGACGTCAGGCACATCAGGGCTGCCGAAGATTGTCCGACATACGCTCGATGGGCTCGCTGGCGCGATCATCGCCGACGTGCCTGCGCGCCACCGGAACGCAACCTGGGCGACGTTCTACGACATCCGCCGCTACGGCGGCCTGCAAATTTTCCTGCGGGCCGTGATCGGCGGCGGATCGATGGTGCTGTCGGAACCCGGGGAAGCCGTCGCTGCCTATGTGGCGCGGCTGCGCGCGGGCGGCGTCACCCACATCTCCGGGACCCCGTCGCACTGGCGCAAGCTCCTGATGAGCGGCGCGTCCGCCAACTTCTCGCCGGACTATGTCCGTCTGTCCGGCGAAATCGCCGACCAGCCGGTGCTGGACGGCCTGGCCAGGGCATTTCCGCATGCGTCAATCGGGCACGCCTATGCCTCGACCGAGGCCGGCGTCGGTTTCAGCGTGGACGATGGGCGCGAGGGTTTTCCTGCCCACTTGATCGGGCAGAATCATGCCGGCGTTGAAATGAAGGTGGTCGACGGCTCGCTGCGGATCCGCTCCCATCGTACCGCGCGCTCCTATGTCGGCGCCGACGCGCCGCCGCTCGCCGACGCCGAGGGCTTCGTCGATACCGGCGATATGGTCGAGCTGCGCGGCGAGCGATACCACTTCATCGGCCGGCGAGGCGGCATCATCAACATCGGCGGGTTAAAGGTGCATCCGGAGGAAGTGGAAGCCGTGATCAACCGACATGCCTCCGTCCAGATGTCGCGCGCGCGATCGCGCAGGAGCCCGATCACCGGCGCCATTGTGGTCGCGGACGTCGTCCTCGCCAACTGCACCGATGCGGAGCGCCACGACACGATTCGCGCTGAGATCCTCGGGCGCTGCAAAGATTGCCTGGCAGCATGGAAGGTGCCGGCGGTGATCCGGTTCGTCGAGCGGCTCGACGTCACGGCAGCGGGCAAACTGGCGCGCACCGATGCGTAA
- a CDS encoding acyl carrier protein — MSVKSKIFSAMIQIAEEQKVTLPPLEDDLSLNETGFDSLAFAILVARLEDELGVDPFTVAEDAAFPSTLGEFVRAYENVPA; from the coding sequence ATGTCGGTCAAATCGAAAATTTTCTCCGCGATGATACAAATTGCCGAGGAACAGAAGGTCACGCTTCCGCCGCTTGAGGACGATCTGTCACTGAATGAAACCGGGTTCGATTCGCTGGCATTCGCCATCCTGGTAGCGCGGCTGGAGGACGAGCTCGGTGTCGATCCCTTCACTGTCGCCGAGGACGCAGCCTTCCCGTCTACCCTCGGCGAGTTTGTCAGAGCCTACGAGAATGTCCCCGCCTGA
- a CDS encoding long-chain-acyl-CoA synthetase yields the protein MKTAAIRRATKPGGPRRRRSAAKTWLQAIAQTARVEAQPRRLLADIVQEWAQHQPERPALLSDRQSFTYGELTARINRYARWARGLGLQAGRTVCLLMPNQPDYLACWLGISNVGATVALINTKLVGRSLAHCIDLADADHLILAADCVDAFESARPHLRRVPQSWILGTDDASGDLDAALAAFEPSPLSSAERGDVTIDQRALLIYTSGTTGLPKAANISHRRILTWGGWFAGVTDASIDDRLYDCLPLHHSVGGVAAPCSMLCAGASVVIAEKFSASRFWHDIVRFDCTIFQYIGELCRYLLKAQSSEPEARHRLRLAVGNGLRGDIWEVFASRFAIPQILEFYAATEGNLSLFNVEGKPGSIGRIPPVLAHRFPASIIKVDADSGGPLRSEAGLCIACAPGETGEAIGRIGSADRDGVPFEGYTDPAETEKKILRNAFTEGDAWFRTGDLMLRDEQGYLHFVDRVGDTFRWKGENVSTSEVNDAIRDCPGVLDASTYGVAVSGADGRAGMVALVVDRRFDFGIFREHVSYRLPRYAVPAFVRLCQALEATDTFKQKKQRLIREGFDPSAVDDPLFLRDPTTGDYVSMDRAVYGRIVAGEIRL from the coding sequence GTGAAAACAGCCGCGATCCGGCGCGCGACCAAACCCGGCGGTCCGCGGCGCAGACGCTCCGCCGCTAAGACCTGGCTCCAGGCAATTGCACAAACGGCGCGGGTCGAAGCCCAACCGCGGCGGTTGCTCGCCGACATTGTGCAAGAATGGGCACAGCATCAGCCCGAACGACCTGCCTTGCTCTCGGACCGCCAATCGTTCACCTATGGCGAACTCACCGCCCGCATCAACCGGTATGCGCGCTGGGCGCGGGGCCTCGGCCTCCAAGCCGGCCGCACCGTCTGTCTGCTGATGCCCAACCAGCCGGACTACCTCGCCTGCTGGCTCGGCATCAGCAACGTCGGCGCGACAGTGGCACTGATCAATACCAAGCTGGTCGGCCGATCTCTCGCCCATTGCATCGACCTCGCGGATGCGGATCACCTCATCCTCGCTGCGGATTGCGTGGACGCGTTTGAGAGCGCCCGTCCCCACCTGCGCCGCGTGCCGCAAAGTTGGATCCTTGGCACCGATGACGCAAGCGGCGATCTGGATGCGGCGCTCGCCGCGTTCGAGCCAAGTCCGCTGTCCTCCGCCGAACGCGGCGACGTCACTATTGATCAACGCGCGCTCCTAATCTATACCTCGGGCACTACGGGACTACCGAAGGCAGCGAACATCAGTCATCGCCGCATTCTCACCTGGGGCGGATGGTTTGCCGGAGTGACGGACGCCTCCATCGATGATCGTCTCTACGATTGCCTGCCGCTCCATCACTCGGTGGGCGGTGTCGCGGCCCCCTGCAGCATGCTCTGCGCCGGCGCATCGGTGGTGATTGCGGAGAAATTCTCTGCGAGCAGATTCTGGCACGACATCGTGCGTTTCGACTGCACCATCTTCCAATATATTGGCGAGCTCTGCCGCTATCTGCTGAAGGCGCAGTCGTCCGAGCCAGAGGCCCGACACCGGCTGCGACTGGCTGTCGGCAACGGATTGCGCGGCGACATCTGGGAGGTGTTCGCGAGCCGATTCGCGATTCCGCAGATCCTCGAATTCTACGCCGCAACGGAAGGCAATCTTTCGTTGTTCAATGTCGAAGGAAAACCCGGGTCGATCGGCCGGATCCCACCGGTGCTGGCGCATCGCTTTCCCGCCTCGATCATCAAGGTCGATGCTGACAGCGGCGGCCCACTCCGCAGCGAGGCTGGGCTCTGCATCGCTTGCGCCCCTGGCGAGACGGGTGAAGCTATTGGGCGCATCGGCAGCGCCGATCGCGACGGCGTACCTTTCGAGGGCTACACGGATCCGGCCGAGACCGAGAAAAAGATCTTGCGCAACGCCTTTACCGAGGGCGACGCGTGGTTCCGCACCGGTGATCTGATGCTGCGCGATGAGCAGGGCTACTTACACTTTGTCGATCGCGTGGGCGACACCTTCCGCTGGAAGGGCGAGAACGTCTCGACGAGCGAAGTAAACGATGCAATCAGGGACTGCCCCGGTGTTCTCGACGCCTCGACCTATGGGGTTGCGGTGTCCGGGGCCGATGGTCGCGCCGGCATGGTGGCCTTGGTCGTGGACCGACGTTTCGATTTCGGGATATTCAGAGAACATGTCTCGTATCGGCTTCCGCGCTATGCAGTTCCAGCCTTCGTCAGGTTGTGCCAGGCGCTCGAAGCGACCGACACATTTAAGCAGAAGAAGCAGCGGCTGATCCGCGAGGGATTTGATCCTTCGGCCGTGGACGATCCGCTGTTCCTGCGTGATCCAACGACCGGCGACTATGTTTCGATGGACCGCGCGGTCTACGGCCGCATTGTCGCGGGTGAAATCAGGCTCTAA
- a CDS encoding acyl carrier protein, translated as MHDIVVNVQNRVLSVVRSVLQQNAITADLHPESRLVDIGLSSVGMVELMLKVEAEFDLVLPQLEITPENFQSVKTVQRMILNQLGPGSG; from the coding sequence ATGCACGACATTGTCGTCAACGTTCAAAACCGTGTTCTATCCGTCGTCAGGAGCGTCCTCCAGCAGAACGCCATCACTGCCGATCTCCACCCAGAGTCACGGCTGGTGGATATCGGGCTGAGCTCGGTGGGTATGGTCGAGCTGATGCTCAAGGTTGAAGCCGAATTCGATCTCGTCCTTCCTCAACTCGAGATCACGCCAGAAAATTTCCAGTCGGTGAAGACCGTTCAGCGAATGATCCTTAACCAGCTCGGACCTGGATCGGGATAA
- a CDS encoding acyl-CoA dehydrogenase family protein: MSVQEVKLRNFALEVGRAGYGSSFRQRMANVAEVAATEAEAVDREARFPQKAIDAAREERLLGAQIPIELGGDGASISEVTDMCYGLGRACASAGMIFAMHQTKIACLVRHGAGSDWHESLMRRVAAEQLLLASSTTEGQNGGNIRFSSAAVERADNEISLVRDATVISYGAEADGIVTVARRSDSSAGSDQVLLAITRDDYTLEPTLAWETLGMRGTCSAGFKLNFRGTADQIFPVPYEKIHAQTMTPVAHLCWSSVWAGIAAAAVDRAQLFIRKAARGSGGNMPPGAAHFTAAKMTLTKLRAIIAADLQLYEVRERDERALSSVDFQSSINLLKVEASELAVTAVMHAMRACGLSGYRNDTDVSIGRHLRDVLSAPIMINNDRILASVGSATLMSTVPESLRD, encoded by the coding sequence ATGAGTGTGCAGGAGGTCAAGCTCCGCAACTTCGCTTTGGAAGTCGGCCGAGCGGGTTATGGTTCCTCATTTCGGCAGCGGATGGCAAATGTCGCCGAGGTCGCTGCGACGGAGGCTGAGGCGGTCGATCGCGAGGCGCGCTTCCCGCAGAAAGCGATCGACGCTGCGCGCGAGGAGAGACTTTTGGGCGCTCAGATTCCGATCGAGCTCGGTGGGGACGGCGCGTCTATCTCCGAGGTGACCGATATGTGTTACGGGCTCGGCCGCGCTTGCGCCTCCGCCGGAATGATCTTCGCGATGCATCAGACCAAGATCGCGTGTCTGGTCCGCCACGGCGCGGGCAGCGATTGGCACGAAAGTCTCATGCGCCGCGTGGCCGCCGAACAGTTGCTGCTTGCATCCTCGACGACGGAAGGTCAGAACGGCGGAAACATACGCTTCAGCTCGGCCGCAGTAGAACGCGCTGATAACGAGATTTCGCTCGTGCGCGACGCGACGGTGATTTCGTACGGTGCCGAGGCGGACGGCATCGTCACTGTCGCCCGCCGCTCTGACTCTTCCGCTGGATCGGATCAGGTGCTGCTCGCCATCACCCGCGACGATTATACGCTGGAGCCCACTCTCGCGTGGGAAACGCTTGGCATGCGAGGGACCTGCAGCGCGGGGTTCAAGTTGAACTTCAGGGGCACCGCGGACCAGATATTCCCTGTGCCATACGAAAAGATCCATGCGCAGACGATGACGCCCGTCGCCCACTTGTGCTGGTCCTCGGTCTGGGCTGGGATCGCGGCTGCGGCGGTGGACCGCGCGCAGCTCTTCATCCGCAAGGCCGCCCGCGGGTCGGGCGGCAATATGCCTCCCGGCGCTGCGCATTTCACCGCTGCCAAAATGACGCTGACGAAATTGCGCGCCATCATCGCCGCAGATCTCCAGCTCTACGAGGTTCGCGAACGGGACGAGCGTGCGCTGTCGTCCGTCGACTTCCAGTCCTCGATCAATCTTCTGAAGGTGGAGGCCTCCGAGCTCGCGGTCACGGCCGTCATGCACGCGATGCGCGCCTGCGGCCTATCAGGTTATCGCAACGACACCGACGTAAGTATCGGCCGCCATCTGCGCGACGTGCTTTCCGCTCCGATAATGATCAACAATGACCGGATCCTCGCCAGTGTCGGTAGCGCCACGCTGATGAGCACCGTCCCAGAGTCCCTGCGCGATTGA
- a CDS encoding amino acid--[acyl-carrier-protein] ligase, whose amino-acid sequence MNVAIVEAPGDATPTPVDPLDHLADALFHEMGSPGIYGRTALYEGVVERIGTVISRNRETNTEVMRFPPVMNRAQLEKSGYLKSFPNLLGCVCGLHGTESEIDAAVSRFDAGGDWTASLSPADLVLSPAACYPVYPIAASRGPVPAGGWSFDVAADCFRREPSRHLDRLQSFRMREFVCIGSPDHVSAFRERWIMRAQKMARDLGLTFRVDYANDPFFGRVGQMMAVSQKQQSLKFELLVPLRSEERPTACMSFNYHRDHFGTAWGIVDAASEPAHTACVAFGMDRLAVAMFHTHGKDVALWPIAVRELLGFAQTDYGTPPVFEEFRCAREVAS is encoded by the coding sequence ATGAACGTGGCCATTGTTGAAGCACCCGGGGATGCCACTCCGACTCCGGTCGATCCGTTAGACCATCTCGCCGATGCGCTGTTTCACGAGATGGGCTCTCCCGGGATCTATGGCCGCACCGCCCTCTATGAAGGCGTCGTGGAGCGAATTGGGACGGTGATCTCACGGAATCGCGAAACGAATACTGAGGTGATGCGCTTCCCGCCCGTGATGAACCGTGCCCAGCTTGAGAAGTCAGGCTATCTGAAGAGCTTTCCCAACCTCCTCGGCTGCGTCTGTGGCCTGCACGGCACGGAAAGCGAGATTGACGCGGCGGTCAGCCGTTTCGATGCCGGCGGTGACTGGACCGCGTCGCTATCGCCGGCTGATCTCGTTCTGTCGCCGGCCGCCTGCTATCCGGTCTATCCGATCGCGGCGAGCCGAGGTCCGGTGCCGGCAGGCGGCTGGAGCTTCGACGTGGCCGCCGATTGTTTCCGTCGTGAGCCCTCGCGCCATCTCGACCGGCTGCAGTCCTTCAGGATGCGCGAATTCGTTTGCATCGGTAGTCCCGATCACGTCTCGGCGTTCCGCGAGCGCTGGATCATGCGCGCCCAGAAGATGGCGCGAGATCTGGGGCTAACCTTCAGGGTCGACTATGCCAACGACCCGTTCTTCGGCCGGGTCGGTCAGATGATGGCGGTGAGCCAAAAGCAGCAGTCACTGAAGTTCGAACTGCTGGTGCCTCTGCGCTCCGAGGAGCGACCGACCGCCTGCATGAGCTTCAACTACCACCGGGATCATTTCGGCACCGCCTGGGGCATCGTCGATGCGGCCTCTGAGCCGGCCCACACCGCCTGCGTCGCCTTCGGAATGGACCGTCTCGCCGTCGCCATGTTCCATACCCACGGCAAAGACGTCGCACTGTGGCCGATCGCGGTGCGGGAGCTGCTGGGCTTCGCGCAGACCGATTATGGGACGCCGCCAGTGTTCGAGGAGTTCCGATGCGCCAGGGAAGTCGCGAGCTAG